One genomic region from Opisthocomus hoazin isolate bOpiHoa1 chromosome Z, bOpiHoa1.hap1, whole genome shotgun sequence encodes:
- the MSMP gene encoding prostate-associated microseminoprotein → MAMREQKMGCAWGRLCLLLSLLLQLPGSQAKCYFQAKAPCEYEGKQFSLGESWLSTNCLLCTCLHPIGVGCCETTQHPIDFPDWCEAHYDSQTCQISVVQKANPSLPCVKSVEHEWGSAGTPEPLSNKVLGAGLSR, encoded by the exons ATGGCCATGCGAGAGCAGAAGATGGGGTGTGCTTGGGGCAGGCTTTGCCTGctgctctcccttctcctccagctGCCGGGCTCCCAGGCCAAATGCTACTTCCAGGCTAAAG CTCCCTGCGAGTACGAGGGGAAGCAGTTCTCCCTCGGGGAGTCGTGGCTGAGCACCAACTGCCTGCTCTGCACCTGCCTGCACCCTATCGGCGTGGGCTGCTGCGAGAC cacccagcaccccatcGACTTCCCCGACTGGTGTGAGGCCCACTACGACTCGCAGACGTGCCAGATCTCGGTGGTGCAGAAGGCCAACCCCAGCCTGCCCTGCGTGAAGAGCGTGGAGCACGAGTGGGGCTCGGCCGGCACCCCCGAGCCGCTGAGCAACAAGGTGCTGGGCGCGGGGCTGAGCAGATAG